In a single window of the Zea mays cultivar B73 chromosome 5, Zm-B73-REFERENCE-NAM-5.0, whole genome shotgun sequence genome:
- the LOC100274804 gene encoding uncharacterized protein LOC100274804 yields MAPSFARSISFPLSPSRSSTSSSGTKPRAGAAAAGSTAAAYHARSVSLPCRSHPILAHLHAHIGAVRAWAQDPPATSAPGAAAGLARVDALHGALADLLGLPEARAALSLSATGDRLLDAFLRLADAHGSFQEAVVELKRDVAEALAAARRRDGARLASALRSQRKAAKDLARLAACAASGGGRPSRLGLSLGLGGAAEVEVAGLLAEAAAATAAASAALFGAVAAMSASASACSCKRTAALVCLTKKVPEEEKETAALVERLEELEECIDGLEAGSDKVFRSLVQTRVALLNIHTHIV; encoded by the coding sequence ATGGCGCCCAGCTTCGCCCGCTCCATCTCCTTCCCACTCAGCCCGTCCAGGTCATCAACGTCGTCGTCGGGCACCAAGCCCCgcgcgggggcggcggcggcgggctccACCGCCGCGGCGTACCACGCGCGCTCCGTCAGCCTGCCGTGCCGCTCGCACCCGATCCTCGCGCACCTCCACGCGCACATCGGCGCCGTGCGCGCCTGGGCACAAGACCCGCCGGCCACCTCCGCccccggcgccgccgcgggcctggCGCGCGTGGACGCGCTCCACGGCGCGCTCGCCGACCTGCTCGGCCTCCCCGAGGCGCGGGCCGCGCTGTCGCTCTCCGCCACCGGCGACCGCCTCCTGGACGCCTTCCTCCGCCTGGCCGACGCGCACGGCAGCTTCCAGGAGGCCGTGGTGGAGCTGAAGCGGGACGTGGCCGAGGCGCTGGCCGCCGCGCGCCGCCGCGACGGCGCGCGCCTCGCGTCCGCGCTCAGGTCGCAGCGGAAGGCCGCCAAGGACCTCGCCCGGCTCGCCGCCTGCGCGGCATCCGGCGGCGGCAGGCCCtcgcgcctcggcctcagcctcggcctcggcggCGCGGCGGAGGTCGAGGTGGCCGGGCTGCTGGCCGAGGCCGCCGCTGCCACGGCCGCCGCGTCGGCCGCGCTGTTCGGCGCCGTCGCCGCCATGTCCGCGTCGGCCTCCGCGTGCTCCTGCAAGAGGACTGCGGCGCTCGTGTGCCTCACCAAGAAGGTGCCGGAGGAGGAGAAGGAGACGGCGGCGCTCGTGGAGAGGCTGGAGGAGCTGGAGGAGTGCATCGACGGCCTGGAGGCCGGCAGCGACAAAGTGTTCAGGAGCCTCGTGCAGACCAGGGTTGCGCTGCTCAACATACACACCCACATCGTCTAG
- the LOC111589270 gene encoding mediator of RNA polymerase II transcription subunit 22a-like — translation MSKAGDGPCSAPVPTATVAAAAVQKQKSLLQKADADVSSLVDNFSSLINIARVNDPPVCNSQEAFQMEMRATRMGMRI, via the exons ATGAGCAAAGCAGGCGACGGCCCCTGCTCGGCCCCGGTCCCGACGGCCACGGTCGCGGCGGCCGCGGTGCAGAAGCAGAAGTCGCTACTGCAGAAGGCAGACGCCGACGTCTCCAGCCTCGTCGACAATTTCTCCTCCCTCATCAACATCGCCCGA GTCAACGATCCGCCAGTGTGCAACTCGCAGGAGGCCTTCCAGATGGAGATGCGCGCCACCCGCATG GGCATGAGAATCTAG